A genomic region of Euwallacea similis isolate ESF13 chromosome 29, ESF131.1, whole genome shotgun sequence contains the following coding sequences:
- the spag gene encoding RNA polymerase II-associated protein 3 has product MNPILLQKYFKENSSDLQDFYKDLKTWGEEMKRKDEFLKEDTSKKPKMNTGKPKTPKLNTKTKQKAKISKTGSTDYAKWEKFDADLECEHVDDDYKDDSELTDEFEEGSRDEAIVHKEKGNAYFKAKDWDKAMECYTKAINCYAYDPIYYANRGLCYLKKNSFIAAEADCTLALRLDSTYVKALQRRASARESLGKFELAISDLQLALSHEPKNTETKAALERVRKKLSTNNTAIENSSRPISKFLASRTKPQTVKPTIGSISNNQPLDSSAGSSWPDPGCEIVNINAIKKPPHLRSKKPLVKIQVSESNSVSEQIHEVLEKPSNKPEAVKKHVVEHVKRVNFEEDLGSRDKTIKKTSAFKNNKVKAKNEIDDILNESLLPDLHQPSDIISDDLNGLGKKLIVQEIEVAEIKPKEDKNTENILITKLHNKCLKDTKNIKIEESSQEAKLEIPKTSVQFYSMWKTLKTADNKYEYLKQIDPNEIPKLFKESLDSTVFSSILEVLSDGFIVSGDDVYGFLYHLTQVPRFSALTMFMDFKDKDCLWKLIDYLREKSQKVEITNEQIQDLISKYEL; this is encoded by the exons AAACCAAAAATGAACACTGGTAAACCCAAGACCCCAAAACTGAATACGAAAACGAAGCAAAAGGCCAAAATATCCAAAACAGGCTCCACTGATTACGCAAAATGGGAAAAGTTCGACGCGGACTTGGAATGCGAACATGTGGATGATGATTACAAAGACGACTCAGAGTTAACAGATGAATTCGAAGAAGGATCAAGAGATGAAGCCATTGTACATAAAGAGAAG GGAAATGCTTATTTTAAAGCAAAGGATTGGGACAAAGCTATGGAATGTTACACTAAGGCCATTAATTGTTATGCATACGATCCCATCTATTACGCAAATAGGGGGTTATGttacttaaagaaaaacag CTTTATAGCAGCAGAAGCAGATTGCACTTTAGCTTTAAGGCTAGATAGCACGTACGTCAAGGCTCTGCAACGTCGAGCTTCAGCTCGAGAATCTTTAGGGAAATTTGAGCTGGCAATTAGTGATTTACAACTCGCGCTCAGCCACGAACCCAAGAATACAGAGACAAAGGCCGCTCTTGAGAGGGTTAGGAAGAAATTGAGCACCAACAATACCGCCATAGAGAACTCCAGTCGTCCAATCTCAAAATTTCTAGCTTCCCGAACTAAACCACAGACTGTAAAACCTACAATAGGAAGTATCAGTAATAATCAGCCACTGGATTCAAGTGCCGGATCCTCTTGGCCAGATCCTGGATGTGAGATTGTGAATATTAACGCAATAAAGAAACCCCCACATCTACGTTCTAAAAAGCCTCTTGTCAAGATTCAAGTTTCTGAGAGTAACAGCGTCTCTGAGCAAATACATGAGGTTTTAGAGAAACCATCGAATAAGCCTGAGGCAGTGAAAAAGCATGTTGTAGAGCACGTAAAAAGGgttaattttgaagaagatTTAGGTTCCCGTGATAAGACCATAAAGAAAACTTCTgcctttaaaaataacaaagtaaaagccaaaaatgaaattgatgacattttaaatgaaagctTGTTGCCTGACTTACATCAACCTAGTGACATTATTAGTGATGATCTCAATGGGTTAGGAAAGAAGCtaatagtacaagaaattgAAGTAGCAGAAATCAAACCTAAGGAAGATAAAAACACTGAAAACATACTTATTACCAAATTACATAACAAATGCTTAAAAGACactaaaaacataaaaattgagGAATCTTCTCAGGAGGCGAAATTAGAAATTCCCAAAACGTCAGTTCAGTTTTACAGCATGTGGAAGACCTTAAAGACTGCAGACAATAAATATGAGTATTTGAAACAAATAGATCCCAATGAAATTCCCAAATTATTCAAAGAGTCATTAGACAGCACCGTTTTCAGCAGTATTTTGGAGGTTTTGTCAGACGGTTTTATCGTGAGTGGAGACGACGTTTATGGGTTTTTATACCATCTGACGCAAGTGCCCAGATTTTCTGCTTTGACCATGTTTATGGATTTCAAGGATAAAGATT GCTTATGGAAACTCATCGACTATCTACGAGAAAAATCCCAGAAAGTCGAGATTACCAATGAACAAATACAGgatctaatttcaaaatatgaattatAA